The proteins below come from a single Magallana gigas chromosome 10, xbMagGiga1.1, whole genome shotgun sequence genomic window:
- the LOC105327695 gene encoding uncharacterized isoform X6, which produces MLVDWLSVLFGALCVYLQTSISDGALPNKRQMDQLIKGVKWNWEHQKTYAVVKSGSGYIDVDVVSKYRLDGRSKLPTTKPPRPPTKKTVKPPRPPTNKNPPKPPPRPTTNKNKKINPRPPTQVGGSKNLALGKKTYMSSVYGRFGGQYCVNGNTKDFCHTRTQRNPWLRIDLGAVNNVDKVVIYNRNVQGGRFRNAFIHVGVSINRLRKCGYFRGPGKNSQKITIKCPGGMKGRFIQIQARANTILQLADVQVFGNPGAKVGGSKNLALGKKTYMSSVYGRFGGQYCVNGNTKDFCHTRTQRNPWLRIDLGAVNNVDKVVIYNRNVQGGRFRNAFIHVGVSINRLRKCGYFRGPGKNSQKITIKCPGGMKGRFIQIQARANTILQLADVQVFGNPGAKVGGSKNLALGKKTYMSSVYGRFGGQYCVNGNTKDFCHTRTQRNPWLRIDLGAVNNVDKVVIYNRNVQGGRFRNAFIHVGVSINRLRKCGYFRGPGKNSQKITIKCPGGMKGRFIQIQARANTILQLADVQVFGNPGAKVGGSKNLALGKKTYMSSVYGSFRGHYCVNGNTKDFCHTRTQRNPWLRIDLGAVNNVDKVVIYNRNVQGGRFRNAFIHVGVSINRLRKCGYFRGPGKNSQKITIKCPGGMKGRFIQIQARAKTILQLADVQVFGG; this is translated from the exons ATGCTCGTGGACTGGTTGTCTGTGCTCTTCGGGGCGCTCTGTGTCTATTTACAGACCAGTATAAGCGATGGAGCGTTGCCAAACAAaa GGCAAATGGATCAACTGATCAAAGGAGTGAAATGGAACTGGGAGCACCAGAAAACTTATGCAGTAGTGAAATCTGGATCAGGATATATTGATGTTGACGTCGTTTCTAAATATAGACTAGATGGACGATCGAAACTACCTACAACTAAGCCACCCCGACCGCCAACTAAGAAAACAGTTAAACCACCACGACCGCCAACTAACAAAAATCCACCAAAACCGCCACCAAGACCGAcaaccaataaaaataaaaaaattaatccacGACCGCCCACTCAAG TCGGTGGTTCTAAAAATCTTGCATTGGGAAAAAAGACATATATGAGCAGTGTTTATGGCAGATTCGGAGGACAATATTGTGTCAACGGAAATACAAAAGATTTTTGTCACACCCGTACCCAGAGGAACCCATGGCTTCGAATTGATCTTGGTGCTGTTAACAACGTTGACAAAGTGGTCATCTATAACCGGAACGTTCAGG GAGGACGTTTTAGGAATGCATTCATACATGTTGGAGTATCAATAAATAGACTGAGGAAATGTGGGTATTTCAGAGGACCCGGAAAAAACAGTCAAAAGATAACAATCAAGTGTCCTGGTGGAATGAAAGGACGTTTTATTCAAATACAAGCCAGGGCGAACACAATTTTACAACTTGCCGACGTGCAAGTTTTTGGAAACCCTGGTGCTAAGG TCGGTGGTTCTAAAAATCTTGCATTGGGAAAAAAGACATATATGAGCAGTGTTTATGGCAGATTCGGAGGACAATATTGTGTCAACGGAAATACAAAAGATTTTTGTCACACCCGTACCCAGAGGAACCCATGGCTTCGAATTGATCTTGGAGCTGTTAACAACGTTGACAAAGTGGTCATCTATAACCGGAACGTTCAGG GAGGACGTTTTAGGAATGCATTCATACATGTTGGAGTATCAATAAATAGACTGAGGAAATGTGGGTATTTCAGAGGACCCGGAAAAAACAGTCAAAAGATAACAATCAAGTGTCCTGGTGGAATGAAAGGACGTTTTATTCAAATACAAGCCAGGGCGAACACAATTTTACAACTTGCCGACGTGCAAGTTTTTGGAAACCCTGGTGCTAAGG TCGGTGGTTCTAAAAATCTTGCATTGGGAAAAAAGACATATATGAGCAGTGTTTATGGCAGATTCGGAGGACAATATTGTGTCAACGGAAATACAAAAGATTTTTGTCACACCCGTACCCAGAGGAACCCATGGCTTCGAATTGATCTTGGAGCTGTTAACAACGTTGACAAAGTGGTCATCTATAACCGGAACGTTCAGG GAGGACGTTTTAGGAATGCATTCATACATGTTGGAGTATCAATAAATAGACTGAGGAAATGTGGGTATTTCAGAGGACCCGGAAAAAACAGTCAAAAGATAACAATCAAGTGTCCTGGTGGAATGAAAGGACGTTTTATTCAAATACAAGCCAGGGCGAACACAATTTTACAACTTGCCGACGTGCAAGTTTTTGGAAACCCTGGTGCTAAGG TCGGTGGTTCTAAAAATCTTGCATTGGGAAAAAAGACATATATGAGCAGTGTTTATGGCAGTTTCAGAGGACACTATTGTGTCAACGGAAATACAAAAGATTTTTGTCACACCCGTACCCAGAGGAACCCATGGCTTCGAATTGATCTTGGAGCTGTTAACAACGTTGACAAAGTGGTCATCTATAACCGGAACGTTCAGG GAGGACGTTTTAGGAATGCATTCATACATGTTGGAGTATCAATAAATAGACTGAGGAAATGTGGGTATTTCAGAGGACCCGGAAAAAACAGTCAAAAGATAACAATCAAGTGTCCTGGTGGAATGAAAGGACGTTTTATTCAAATACAAGCCAGGgcgaaaacaattttacaactTGCCGACGTGCAAGTTTTTGGAGGTTAA